A single genomic interval of Rhizobium leguminosarum bv. trifolii WSM1325 harbors:
- a CDS encoding transport system permease protein (PFAM: transport system permease protein; ABC-3 protein~KEGG: hmuU; hemin transport system; K02015 iron complex transport system permease protein), with product MATIMQEETAPAARRIHLARQTLVFTLLLALLVIAFTVSLCVGRFSVPAGRALELIWQGISDPSRELAGIDERIVLLVRAPRVVLAALAGAGLAISGAGLQGVFRNPLVSPDILGISQGAAFGGALAIMLGIWGFPLIAMVFLCGMAAVILVGLLSRLNGRSETVTVILSGLVISSMFSAVVSLLQFIADPNTSLPAIVYWLMGSFATATWERTLVAAPGLILGSCFLWMLRFRLNILSLDEAEARSLGANTIRERWLVFGLIAVIVGSQVAVSGIIGWIGIVIPHAARLLVGHDHRALLPAAAVLGAGFMVCIDTLARTATAAEIPLGVITALVGAPIFAALLRHHYRERTGS from the coding sequence ATGGCGACGATAATGCAGGAGGAGACGGCGCCCGCTGCCCGCCGGATTCACCTCGCCAGGCAGACACTGGTCTTCACCTTGCTGCTGGCGCTGCTGGTGATCGCCTTCACCGTCAGCCTCTGCGTCGGACGGTTCTCCGTGCCGGCTGGACGCGCACTGGAGCTGATCTGGCAGGGGATCAGCGACCCCTCGCGGGAGCTTGCCGGGATCGACGAACGCATCGTACTGCTGGTGCGCGCGCCGCGCGTCGTGCTTGCAGCACTTGCAGGCGCCGGGCTTGCGATCTCGGGCGCGGGCCTTCAGGGCGTGTTTCGAAATCCACTGGTTTCGCCAGACATACTGGGCATTTCGCAGGGTGCCGCCTTCGGCGGCGCGCTGGCGATCATGCTCGGCATCTGGGGATTTCCGCTGATCGCCATGGTGTTCCTCTGCGGCATGGCGGCCGTCATCCTGGTGGGGCTGCTGTCGCGCCTCAACGGCCGGTCGGAAACGGTCACCGTGATCCTGTCGGGGCTGGTCATCAGCTCGATGTTCTCGGCGGTCGTCTCGCTGCTGCAATTCATCGCCGATCCCAACACGTCCCTTCCCGCCATCGTCTACTGGCTGATGGGGTCCTTTGCGACGGCCACCTGGGAACGCACGCTGGTGGCGGCACCCGGCCTCATCCTCGGAAGCTGCTTCCTGTGGATGCTCCGCTTCCGGCTCAACATCCTGTCGCTCGACGAAGCCGAAGCCCGCAGCCTCGGCGCCAATACGATACGCGAGAGATGGCTGGTCTTCGGCCTCATCGCCGTCATCGTCGGCAGCCAGGTCGCAGTCTCAGGCATCATCGGCTGGATCGGCATCGTCATTCCCCACGCCGCCCGCCTGCTGGTCGGCCATGATCACCGTGCGCTGCTGCCGGCAGCCGCCGTGCTCGGCGCAGGATTCATGGTCTGCATCGACACGCTCGCCCGCACGGCGACGGCCGCGGAAATCCCGCTCGGCGTCATCACCGCCCTTGTCGGCGCGCCGATCTTTGCGGCTCTCCTGCGCCATCACTATCGCGAAAGGACCGGATCATGA